A genomic stretch from Actinomadura rubteroloni includes:
- a CDS encoding L,D-transpeptidase, whose protein sequence is MIALTILALATGCSAKDDGGGGETTSGGRDGAPKVTIAPADAAGEAPPDQGVTVTADGGTLSQVSVQVKGVEVPGKLAADRKSWRTTWTLRPGTRYEVTAKADGKKTSTTATSRFTTSEATALTTITNVIPQRGETVGTGMPILVQFNKEVPARARTAVERALEVTSDKPTEGGWRWLSAGESFNGLPSVVFRPRKPWEPHQKVTVTAHYAGLRIGDAVFGDKDVTHTFRVGDSHVIKVSATTHRLTVRKNGRLVRSWGVSLGAGGDVQGDGVDHLLTTSGVHLTMNRSRLERMRPPGKKKGDPGWYDEKVPWAYRISNSGEYIHQNMDDPSCLGNRNCSHGCVRSPGEDAQWFFNWAYPGDLVTITGTKRRLDWTNGWGYWQLSFDQWVQGGKLKQPITTGPRT, encoded by the coding sequence TTGATCGCGCTGACCATCCTGGCGCTGGCGACGGGATGCTCGGCCAAGGACGACGGTGGCGGCGGCGAGACCACCTCCGGGGGCCGGGACGGCGCGCCGAAGGTGACGATCGCCCCGGCGGACGCGGCCGGCGAGGCCCCACCGGACCAGGGCGTCACGGTGACGGCCGACGGCGGCACGCTCAGCCAGGTGTCGGTGCAGGTCAAGGGCGTCGAGGTCCCCGGGAAGCTCGCGGCCGACCGCAAGAGCTGGCGCACAACTTGGACGCTCCGTCCCGGCACCCGCTACGAGGTCACGGCGAAGGCGGACGGCAAGAAGACCTCCACCACCGCGACGAGCCGCTTCACGACGAGCGAGGCGACCGCCCTGACGACGATCACGAACGTGATCCCGCAGCGCGGCGAGACCGTCGGAACCGGCATGCCGATCCTCGTCCAGTTCAACAAGGAGGTCCCGGCGCGGGCGCGGACGGCCGTCGAGCGCGCGCTGGAGGTGACGTCGGACAAGCCGACCGAGGGCGGCTGGCGCTGGCTGAGCGCGGGCGAGTCGTTCAACGGCCTGCCGTCGGTGGTGTTCCGGCCGCGCAAGCCGTGGGAGCCGCACCAGAAGGTGACGGTCACCGCGCACTACGCGGGCCTGCGCATCGGTGACGCGGTGTTCGGCGACAAGGACGTCACGCACACGTTCCGCGTCGGCGACTCCCACGTCATCAAGGTCAGCGCGACGACGCACAGGCTGACCGTCCGCAAGAACGGCAGGCTCGTGCGGAGCTGGGGCGTGAGCCTCGGCGCGGGCGGCGACGTGCAGGGCGACGGCGTCGACCACCTGCTCACGACGAGCGGCGTCCACCTGACGATGAACCGGAGCCGTCTGGAGCGGATGCGCCCGCCGGGGAAGAAGAAGGGCGACCCGGGCTGGTACGACGAGAAGGTGCCCTGGGCCTACCGGATCTCCAACAGCGGCGAGTACATCCACCAGAACATGGACGACCCGTCCTGCCTGGGCAACCGCAACTGCAGCCACGGCTGCGTGCGGTCCCCGGGGGAGGACGCGCAGTGGTTCTTCAACTGGGCCTACCCGGGCGACCTCGTCACGATCACCGGCACCAAGCGCAGGCTGGACTGGACGAACGGCTGGGGTTACTGGCAGCTCTCGTTCGACCAGTGGGTGCAGGGCGGCAAGCTGAAGCAGCCGATCACGACGGGTCCGCGCACGTAA
- a CDS encoding DUF6939 family protein, with amino-acid sequence MALHVASRRRARATVEKEHPGAEIIDVTSRADEPWVRFSPFYPHGGIPVPLSPGRVAQSVEGVWQALKVFAAHDVDPAKLEITNMRGLKRTVRAYGPVKGHRAGLDGTELLPYEQARREIYLPTYRWVLEHRVRDLVEVLREREHDVVLLDYTTNGDVGDTSRPLSHAALLRDHVGRGSREAPEVWP; translated from the coding sequence ATGGCGCTGCATGTGGCGAGCCGCCGCCGGGCGCGGGCGACGGTCGAGAAGGAGCATCCGGGCGCGGAGATCATCGACGTCACCTCGCGCGCGGACGAGCCGTGGGTCCGGTTCAGCCCGTTCTATCCGCACGGCGGCATCCCCGTGCCGCTGTCGCCGGGCCGGGTCGCGCAGTCGGTGGAGGGCGTCTGGCAGGCGCTCAAGGTCTTCGCCGCCCACGACGTCGACCCCGCGAAGCTGGAGATCACGAACATGCGCGGGCTGAAACGGACCGTCCGCGCGTACGGCCCGGTGAAGGGCCACCGGGCGGGCCTCGACGGCACCGAGCTTCTCCCCTACGAGCAAGCACGCCGCGAGATCTACCTGCCGACCTACCGGTGGGTGCTGGAACACCGCGTCCGTGACCTGGTGGAAGTGCTTCGCGAACGCGAACACGACGTCGTCCTGCTCGACTACACGACGAACGGGGACGTCGGCGACACGTCCCGTCCGCTGTCCCACGCGGCGCTCCTTCGCGACCATGTCGGGCGGGGTTCCCGGGAGGCGCCAGAAGTATGGCCATGA
- a CDS encoding thioesterase family protein, protein MAFYEPLGDGRFRSTSATAGPWSAASQHAGPVAALLGRAFERHDAVPGLRVARVTIEILNPVPVDEVAVAVRVVRPGRRVQLLEGTLSHAGRTIVRASAWRVAEAPVGLGPIVNAPAPPPLPPTTPPLELWPGTHADGYMSVMEWRHTHGSFATPGPAAAWVRATIPLVPGEDDSPLVRTLVAADSGSGLAGEIDYSHHLAINTDLTVALHRDPAGEWIFMDGRMQATPGGSALADTELADPSGPIGRALQTLLVH, encoded by the coding sequence ATGGCGTTCTACGAACCGCTCGGCGACGGCCGCTTTCGCAGCACGTCCGCCACGGCGGGTCCGTGGTCGGCGGCGTCGCAGCACGCGGGGCCGGTCGCCGCTCTGCTCGGCCGCGCGTTCGAGCGGCACGACGCCGTGCCGGGCCTGCGCGTCGCCCGCGTGACGATCGAGATCCTGAACCCCGTCCCGGTGGACGAGGTGGCCGTCGCGGTGCGCGTCGTGCGGCCCGGCCGCCGCGTCCAGCTTTTGGAGGGCACGCTGAGCCACGCGGGCCGGACGATCGTCCGGGCGTCCGCCTGGCGCGTGGCCGAGGCCCCCGTCGGCCTGGGCCCGATCGTCAACGCGCCCGCGCCGCCGCCCCTGCCGCCCACCACGCCGCCGCTGGAGCTGTGGCCCGGCACGCACGCCGACGGCTACATGTCGGTGATGGAGTGGCGCCACACGCATGGCTCCTTCGCCACCCCCGGCCCCGCCGCCGCCTGGGTGCGCGCGACGATCCCGCTGGTCCCCGGCGAGGACGACTCGCCGCTCGTCCGGACGCTCGTGGCGGCCGACAGCGGCTCCGGCCTCGCCGGCGAGATCGACTATTCGCACCACCTCGCCATCAACACCGATCTCACCGTGGCCCTGCACCGCGACCCGGCCGGCGAGTGGATCTTCATGGACGGCCGCATGCAGGCGACCCCCGGCGGCAGCGCCCTCGCCGACACCGAACTCGCCGACCCGTCCGGCCCCATCGGCCGCGCGCTCCAGACCCTCCTGGTCCACTGA
- a CDS encoding helix-turn-helix domain-containing protein translates to MSEPTIDVPWGTIPRELIDPVLPYVDDAAREMMEFIQQRIPEYARPIDSNYGRKMWDAIRRAVSDFLVVVSRPDASWAPLHAIYAEIGAYEARKGRSLESLQTAMRLCGQVAARRFAKDTTRFGWPPEMLGKLTESLFAYLDAISESAAMGYAAARDRPETQRAQLRARLHAMLTGEGLVDRVAVAQLARSAGWTTPSTIAVMAVRPPANGTPPPVLPPQVLTDWSGPAPSLIVPDPDGPAGARLRSGLNGLASAMGPTVDLSRGAVSLRWARRALDLAEDGRITARDGVVHCLDHLPTLVASAALDLLEAALPQRLAPLMDLSPNRRERVVSTLLAYMETGRNAAAAAQRLQVHKQTVRYRLANLEDVLSQELSDPDRYLELMLLLHTWRHLGSETP, encoded by the coding sequence GTGAGCGAGCCGACCATTGACGTTCCCTGGGGGACGATTCCGAGAGAGTTGATCGACCCCGTCCTGCCGTACGTGGACGACGCGGCGCGCGAGATGATGGAGTTCATCCAGCAGCGCATTCCCGAGTACGCGCGGCCCATCGACAGCAACTACGGCCGGAAGATGTGGGACGCGATCCGGCGGGCCGTCTCGGACTTCCTCGTCGTCGTCTCGCGTCCGGACGCCTCCTGGGCTCCGCTGCACGCCATCTACGCCGAGATCGGCGCCTACGAGGCCCGCAAGGGGCGCAGCCTGGAGAGCCTCCAGACCGCGATGCGGCTGTGCGGGCAGGTCGCCGCGCGGCGGTTCGCCAAGGACACGACGCGGTTCGGCTGGCCGCCGGAGATGCTCGGGAAGCTCACCGAGTCCCTGTTCGCCTACCTCGACGCGATCTCCGAGTCGGCCGCGATGGGCTACGCCGCCGCCCGCGACCGTCCCGAGACGCAACGCGCGCAACTGCGCGCCCGGCTGCACGCCATGCTCACCGGCGAGGGCCTGGTGGACCGCGTGGCGGTCGCGCAGCTCGCCCGCTCCGCCGGCTGGACGACGCCGAGCACCATCGCGGTCATGGCCGTCCGGCCGCCGGCGAACGGGACGCCGCCGCCGGTGCTCCCGCCGCAGGTCCTCACCGACTGGAGCGGACCGGCGCCGTCGCTGATCGTCCCCGACCCCGACGGCCCGGCCGGGGCCCGCCTGCGCTCCGGCCTAAACGGCCTCGCCTCCGCGATGGGACCCACCGTCGACCTCTCGCGCGGCGCCGTCTCCCTCCGCTGGGCGCGCCGGGCGCTCGACCTCGCCGAGGACGGACGGATCACGGCGCGCGACGGCGTCGTCCACTGCCTGGACCACCTGCCGACGCTCGTCGCGTCCGCCGCCCTGGACCTGCTGGAGGCCGCGCTCCCCCAGCGCCTGGCGCCGCTGATGGACCTGAGCCCGAACCGCCGCGAACGGGTCGTCTCCACCCTCCTGGCCTACATGGAGACCGGCCGCAACGCCGCCGCCGCGGCCCAGCGCCTTCAGGTCCACAAGCAGACCGTCCGGTACCGCCTGGCGAACCTGGAGGACGTCCTGTCCCAGGAGCTGAGCGACCCGGACCGCTACCTGGAACTGATGCTGCTCCTGCACACCTGGCGCCACCTGGGCTCCGAGACCCCCTGA
- a CDS encoding PPOX class F420-dependent oxidoreductase, with the protein MTFTEPELAYLRSQRLGRLATVAPGGDPQNNPVGFRLDAETGTIDIYGFNMGASRKFRNVQQNPQVAFVVDDIVSLDPWTVRGIEIRGTAETLTGQPVPMAHLSAEIIRIRPRLVFSWGVDPSAEGMTRREFS; encoded by the coding sequence ATGACCTTCACCGAACCCGAACTCGCCTACCTGCGCTCGCAGCGGCTCGGCCGGCTCGCCACCGTCGCCCCGGGCGGCGACCCGCAGAACAACCCGGTCGGCTTCCGCCTGGACGCGGAGACCGGCACGATCGACATCTACGGCTTCAACATGGGCGCGAGCCGCAAGTTCCGGAACGTGCAGCAGAATCCGCAGGTCGCGTTCGTCGTCGACGACATCGTGAGCCTCGACCCGTGGACGGTTCGCGGAATCGAAATCCGGGGCACCGCCGAAACGCTCACCGGCCAGCCGGTGCCGATGGCTCACCTGAGCGCGGAAATCATCCGGATCCGTCCGCGCCTGGTCTTCTCCTGGGGCGTGGACCCGTCCGCCGAAGGCATGACCCGCCGCGAGTTCTCCTGA